The DNA window AATTGAAATTCTTATACAAGAAAATCATACCTGAATTAGGTGCTATCTGAAAACCCACATCAGTTTGGCCACCGACACCGCCGTTTGTAGCTCCAATGTTTCCCTGAATTCCGCTAAAATTCAAGCCAAGATTCCCAACACTATACTGAGTCATATTGGGCGAAGATCCCAAAAAAGGAAATTGATGAGAAACTTGTTGATGATGAGGCAAATGACCGATAATCTCTGGAGTAATTGCACTTGTGGAGCTTGAACCACCTACTAATTGCCTCTCACTGGATGAGGCTGGTGATGACTTGGCACTGTTTTTACTCTTCTTGTTCCTCCTACAACCGCCTCCCACCGGAACATTTCTTAGGGCACCTCCTCTAGTCCAGTACCGCCGGCATGTCTTGCAGAAATGGCGCGGTTGAGAGAGGTTGTAGTTATTGAAATAGCAAAATTTAGTGTTGGTGGACTCACACCTAGGGCACTTGAGGGCTGCTTCTGGCTGTGGAATCTTTGCTAGCCTGGCTCGATCAGCCAACGACCCCGGTCGGATTGAGCCTGAACCAGCCGCCACCGGAGGAGGCTGAGGAGGAAGAGATGGAAGCTGTGGAGTTTGATCATGCGGAGCACTAATTATTCCTTGTTGTTGATttggttgttgctgctgctgcaaagttataattttttttgcaaGAATTAATTGTAAGCAATAATAAAGAAACGAATTAAATCTAGTATATTCAAGTAGATCAGATCACAAAGGAATAGGAGTATCTaaatctcctcttttttttctttctcatttgcTGTAAATATTCTTGCTTTTGTAGTGAATGGaattaaaatgaagaaaaatcatACCTGGTGCCAATTGTGAGGATCTAAATAGACTGGAAATGAGGAGAAAaccatgttttttttcctttgctttTTGTAAAGGTTAATGGGGCTTTAGAGAAAATGGTGGTGTAGAATCACAGGGAGAGTACCAGCGGagccaagaaagaaagaaaggaaagaaagggaaaagataattaaaggagaagaaggaagaaagaaagataggGAGGGGCTTTTGTATTTGTTTAgtttaatttatatattctttcattctcatctctttttgttttattatatatttagggttttgaatcttttgatgaGTGGAGGAAAAGAAGTTTCTTAGCTATGAAGCTTTTCTTTCTAAGCCTATATTGACTGCAATTTAGTGCTCACTAAAGAGAGCTGTGAGTCCTCATGcatggaagagagagagagagagatgatccAATGTTGTAAAACAGGTCACCTGTCCTTTTTTGTGGTGGGATCTCCACAAGCAATCACACTCGAAATTATAGGGTGGCAAATATATCTACGTAAATCTACTCACTTAACTATGATGAATTTTGTAATAACGTATGGTGTAGCATGTACAGATAATATCAATACAAAAATATTTATGGTTTTCTATGTTCTTCATACTTTCGTGTTCCGCTTCTGATACGAATGTCCCACATTGTTTAGATAGGAGACTTGTGATATATTAATAAGGAGTGCAAATATCTTCTTCAATCagccaacaagttttctaggtaGTGACCTATttgggcttgttggttacaaccaaCCCATATGTGGGTAGCGGTTGGGCTTGTGTGGTTGGTTAAGGAATGTATGGGCATGCACATGGTCTGGTTCTTAACAATGATATCAGAGACATGTGTGTTTAGATCTCACTTCGTCTAGGTATGAGACTGGACTAGGCCGCCATGAAAAGGGTTACCAGTGGATCTGGTGGTATGGGTAAGCCCCAGCCCAGTGAAAGACCCCACTGAGTGCAGCCAACGTGGGCATCAATTTCGTCCAGTCCAGGTATGGGACTGGATTAGGTCACCATGAAAAGGGCAACTAATGGATCTGATGGTACAAGCCCAGTGAAAGACCCCCACTGAGTGTAGCCGACGTGGGCGTCGGCTCAGTAAAATGTGGGTATTGATACCAATGTCTCACATTGCTTAGATAGaggacttgtgatctattgataaggagggcaaatgccttcctcaatcagccaacaagttttctaggtaGTGGCCTATTGGACTTGTTGGTTACAACTAGCACATATGTGGGTAGTGGTTAGGCTTGTGTGGTTGGTAAGAAATGTATGGGCATGTTGGGTGTGTATGGGCGCGCACCTGGTCTGGTTTTTAACAATTTCTCAAccattgttgattttttttctttatatttccAAAGCAAAGtcgtgaaaattttattttcaatgaaaTCTTGTTATATTTTCCAATACTAATGGAAACATTCTTAATTTCTTTCACATCTTTGACATTAGGTAACTAATTAAGTGgactaaataattaaattcctAACATTGGGTTCtattaaaagaagaagaagaacttcAACATCAACTCCACTTGCGATTtcgtattttatttttgttatatgTAATTAGATATATATACTCACACAGCTTCACTTGCAAATTAAATCAAATGTAAAAACCTAAAAAATTATCATCGTGCACTATAAGTGGACGTTATATAAGTAAGATCCGGTCAAATTATGAAAGTGACAGTAATGCATAATTTGAGGGGCCCTAATTAAGTTTAGCCATCTTTATCAACTTTTTAGATtcaaagaagaagggaaaaaaaatatgaaggaAAAATATTGAGTGGTACGTCTTTCAACTTTATTGCTTAtatgaatatattatataaaataaCACAAGATCGAACACCAATTTGCAATTTGTCTTTCTTAGTCTTTTATAATTGCtctactatttttagtgttgaaGCCTCTTTTGGGGGATTAAGACCGCAAATTAAGTAGGTGGGAGAGATAATTATATGTAAAAAAGTTGCTCTGATTGGGGAGTGTGAAAAAAACATCAAAGTTGAAACATTGCATTTATCTTCCTCGACAAGTAAGCTGCAGGGCCTCCTTTACAAGTGTCGCAAATTGCACTTTGTCATATACTGTAGCACATAAGATCAGTGTCAACATGGAAAAGCACAGGCACCCCCCACTACACATCCATGGTGATATCTGTGACATCGATCTTCGTTTTTAACATGCATCATGCATCATGCATGGATGGAATTAGCACAAAAGGCATGCATGGTTGCTAGATACTTGGGTTGTCCTATAATCCAATTCCTTCGTTGGGACCATAACTAATAAAAGCataactttcttttattttttatcatatatacacacacgacGAGTTTAAacaccctttttttttggtaaccgactGGGAATGCTTCAGCCAATGGCCATTTTGTGATCTCTTGTCAGTTTTAAACTTGGATTTGACTGTCATAGTCCGCACCACGACAACATAAACTTTAAACCGGGTTGAAACCCATACAGATAATTGCGTCAAAACCCCCCTCCAGAAGTGGGCTGGAAATGCCACGAAATCCCTGGGAAATATCTTAGTTAATTTCGAAGATGTATTTTTAATCTGTAAGGCCGGAGAGATAACCAATCAAATTATTACGCCAAATTGTTGAGCTTAAACACCCCTCAACCCTAAACCCCTTGATAAATCTTAACCTAATTATCTTTagataaaattacaaaaattttGGTATCTTAGGCATATCGGAGAAATATATAATGAATTCATATACGATTACTTGCATCAACAAGTGATCTTAGctaaaaaagataagaaaaagaaatattataTGTATTAATAAAGTAGATGCTTATAAATATGATATATATCCCTAACGAAGGAAAGGCTGGCTGGCTGGTGGCCCTCTAAAGCCGTGTGATTGTGGACCAACGTAACGACAAAAGCAGGCGGTCAAAATCAACCCTTTATCCGTCAGATGCTCATGGTCGGAAAAATGCTGTGCCACGTCAACCATTGGGAGGTCCCACTATTGCATGAAACAGATACTACGGAATATATACGAATACGGGAGGGTCTGGGCCGGGTTTGGACGGTGGAAAAGGGAAACTCCACTGCCACAACCATCTATCTTGCACTCTCATTTGTTCTTCTCCTCCATAGATATATGCGTGTATATTCAGTATTATTGAATTGGTCGTCTCTCTATTATTCCACTTTACTTTTTCATCGAAACACTTGCCCTTGAAACACATATTCAATTATTCCGATCCCCTTGTACGTGAAATTAGAGATCGTTTTGATCATGTCAACTATCACGTACGATTTAAAACTTCTTGAGTGCCAAATTTGAAGAGTGAAAATTTGGTACAATCAATCAACTTTGTGATAGCTAAGTGAACATGGTATGATTCACTTCTTATCCCACCTTGATTTGTCAATGTCGCATTGATTCTCTTAAGATAGTATCCTGATGGGGAAAACTTCGAGCAATTGCACCGTTGTTGTACAAAGCAAGAATCTAATAATTACGTTTGTTAGAAATACAAAATGTCTCACATCGACTAAATGAGAGACTGAAAGCTAATCATGTCGTTTGTAAGTTTGAGCTCACTTACTCTCAATTGTAAATGATCATTTTAAGGATAAAATTGCGCGGATCTTAAGCTCTCAAGCAAATAATACCTCTACAAGTAAATTGAGTAAAATTTCTCTCTATCAATTCCTACTTGCTTCTTCTCAAATATGTATCAATGGTTTTCTAAATAATATTCTAGAATCAGATTAAGGCATACATAATGAAGCACATGGTGAGGGATTAAAATCTATAAAATCATTTCATTATATTGATTTGCATGCATCGTTTGTGGAATATTGGTTTGTATTTATTTATAGTAGTTAAAGATATATAGCCAGCAAAGAAGGGGAAGTTAGTGGTGGAAGAATCTCATTCCCTATCAAGAATCGCCAGAGCGTACGGCCTTTTCGCTTACTTTCATGCAAAAAAGCCAATTATAGTTGGAAAGGAAGCAAAGTTTCAGCTTTAACACATTCACTTGtctcctcatatatatatatatgtatctcaATTAGAGTAAACAAAATTTGCTGTCTAAAGATACATATTTTTCTAGGAGTAATTAGTTTATGTAAATAATATGTAGTACGTTCCTGAAGAAAGCACTGGAAAATACACTTTCTGCTGTACGTACGTACACAGAAGGAAGAAGTCTCTTTGCATAATGATATTGATGTAAAGTATATTGTAGCTTATGAGGGGTTCAACATGGCACCCACACTGCAAAGAGGTGGTACCATGTCTGCACTGTTAAATTTGTTATCCTAAAAAAGAGAGATTGGTACCAAGTAAACTTTGGTTCATGATTGCacatgccactgacatatatatatatatatgtatgtatataaaatcTAGATGCAATATGTACGTTCTGATCCATGTTCACTTTTATAGCTTTAACTCTCAAGGCGCAGGCACAACCCTAGCTAGATACCACAACTTGGATAGATAGTGGGCTACATGATCATTACATGCAGATTAAGATTTCAGGGACGTTCAATGTTCATGGTCACGACTGAGTCTGATTGGAGAGATCCATcaaatattgcacaaaactataCAACGGTTTCGCTTTTCCTCCATTAACAGCTTTTTATAACAAGATGAATAAGCTTCCATGTCTCCCACTTATATGCACAAATCCTCCTCTTTTGCCCTTTCAAATATTAAACCTTCTTTGCTTCTCCTCGTGCATATATGCAtgcactgatttttttttattttgtttttttagggTTACATTTCGCGTAGAATATATAATATCAAGCTATCGATCTTACGTTTACAGAAGAAAACTACGAACGGCCAAACTAAACTAATGATTAGATATAGACGTCTCTCCAAGCATTCGGTAGACCTATCAATTAAGATTTAGCTCCCATGTTAGCCTGGGCCCACCGTTTGAATTCCTCACATGCTGTTGCTGTCTAAACTAAACTGGGCCTCGGTCCACCTGGAGCTCGTTAATCATACCATATTCAAGGTTTCAGTGAAACCAACCACGTCTGCTGACGGCCCACTGAGCCCACTATTGACTCTGGGCCTAAGTGTAAATTGATTAAGAAGCTCACCATGGGCTTGGTCCCACGCTCTTCTCTAGCACTATGGGCCAGTGATACAAAAGGATTAATGTTTGTTGGGGCTCGCTGGGCAGACCCAGCGTACAGTCTGCttaattcaagaaaataaacctaagcaattgaaaaatgagaaagTCAAACCTTTGCTTCGCTTGAACATCAAGAATGAATCTCTCATCTCTAGTCTCTACCAAGTTGTAAACCGCAAGAATATTTGTCAAGAATAGCTTTACATTGATTGTACGTACATCAAGAACAGCCGGATCACTTCGAAAGTTTCAACAATGCAGGAAGCAAAACATTATTTTGTCCCTACAAATATTTGATTCAGAAAATGTCCACAGATTTCCACCAGTAATACATTCTGGTCAGCAGTG is part of the Tripterygium wilfordii isolate XIE 37 chromosome 7, ASM1340144v1, whole genome shotgun sequence genome and encodes:
- the LOC120002856 gene encoding dof zinc finger protein DOF2.2-like isoform X1, yielding MVFSSFPVYLDPHNWHQQQQQPNQQQGIISAPHDQTPQLPSLPPQPPPVAAGSGSIRPGSLADRARLAKIPQPEAALKCPRCESTNTKFCYFNNYNLSQPRHFCKTCRRYWTRGGALRNVPVGGGCRRNKKSKNSAKSSPASSSERQLVGGSSSTSAITPEIIGHLPHHQQVSHQFPFLGSSPNMTQYSVGNLGLNFSGIQGNIGATNGGVGGQTDVGFQIAPNSGGMQQFPFFEAQTAGLFSFQSEGVLEGGSSMVGDSLQLRAMTSTSSSRVSQLAPVKMEENHHGGLSRQLLGNLESNNQYNWSGGNTWTSDLSGLGSSSNTHLL
- the LOC120002856 gene encoding dof zinc finger protein DOF2.2-like isoform X2, which produces MVFSSFPVYLDPHNWHQQQQPNQQQGIISAPHDQTPQLPSLPPQPPPVAAGSGSIRPGSLADRARLAKIPQPEAALKCPRCESTNTKFCYFNNYNLSQPRHFCKTCRRYWTRGGALRNVPVGGGCRRNKKSKNSAKSSPASSSERQLVGGSSSTSAITPEIIGHLPHHQQVSHQFPFLGSSPNMTQYSVGNLGLNFSGIQGNIGATNGGVGGQTDVGFQIAPNSGGMQQFPFFEAQTAGLFSFQSEGVLEGGSSMVGDSLQLRAMTSTSSSRVSQLAPVKMEENHHGGLSRQLLGNLESNNQYNWSGGNTWTSDLSGLGSSSNTHLL